A part of Flavobacteriaceae bacterium GSB9 genomic DNA contains:
- a CDS encoding polysaccharide biosynthesis tyrosine autokinase, translating into MEDDYGQQPNAVNFDFKAFIYRTLSYWKWFLLALVIGVYVVYQQNIREEFPYTLDASLMIQDDKNPLFTSNTSLIFNYGGVSGKVQDVLLNLKSRKHHEKVVDSLNLYLTYLKSGRFRKTDIYKAAPFEFIGDQDAFQVIGHPIQITFVDDTHFELSYDFGEVESVNLQNYTTKAIKNVPVQTLSMSKTYKVGDYINLDVIKGSIVTKDSAKSLQGKTFFIEHVSFNRVVSQFVKNFRVIHENNSSLLELRLTHSNKAKIVDYLNTSIFILDRELLQRKNQYAINTVKFIDKQLARVKAELGKKADSLNRFKQQNKIFNINSESALLVRKIEDYDTEKQGLEESLLYYDLLKNYLETSKDFTNFPAPALQGIEDSNITGSIAKIIELSSEKSKLEYSVRSDAAVFDDLNRQIEGLKQIIYESISANKANIRFQIQTINRNVAELEGEFSVLPENQQKLQGIEREYLLSQNTYNLYLAKRGEAELVKASNTSDIVLIEPAKDIGQGRNVKNLNVRYVFAVIAASVPIFLVAFIVTFFDRKIHVPSDLEPLTKIPMLGVIGRTEADTNLVVLEKTNAPVSEAFRAVRSSLQFIYKRQNVSGTKTVMISSSVSGEGKTFCSINIASVFALSGKKTVLVGLDLRRPRIFDDFKIQNQVGAVNYLIGQAGLEDIIQKTNVEHLDVITSGPVPPNPSELLIGDHMDAFMAGLKAKYDYIILDTPPVGLVSDALELTTYVDATLYVVRQDYTKKDMLAFIDDKYKKGEVKNISFLYNFYDKKAKYGYGYGYGYGAYGHGYHSELEPKTNWWRKIKKRFKA; encoded by the coding sequence ATGGAAGACGACTACGGACAACAGCCCAATGCGGTTAATTTCGATTTTAAGGCTTTTATATACAGGACGTTAAGCTACTGGAAGTGGTTTCTGTTAGCTTTAGTTATTGGGGTGTATGTCGTGTACCAGCAAAACATACGGGAGGAGTTTCCGTACACCTTGGATGCGTCGTTAATGATCCAAGATGATAAAAACCCCCTGTTCACTTCCAATACCAGTTTAATATTCAACTATGGTGGTGTTTCGGGTAAGGTTCAGGATGTGTTGCTTAATTTAAAGTCCAGAAAGCATCATGAGAAGGTTGTGGATAGTTTAAACCTATACTTAACGTATTTAAAATCGGGACGTTTTCGTAAAACGGATATTTATAAAGCGGCCCCTTTTGAATTTATAGGCGACCAAGATGCTTTTCAGGTCATTGGGCATCCTATTCAAATCACTTTTGTAGACGATACCCATTTTGAGCTGTCTTACGATTTCGGTGAAGTTGAATCTGTTAACCTGCAAAATTATACCACTAAGGCCATTAAAAATGTTCCTGTTCAAACGTTAAGCATGTCTAAAACCTATAAAGTGGGCGACTATATTAATCTTGATGTTATTAAGGGTAGTATTGTAACGAAAGATTCGGCAAAATCTTTACAGGGAAAAACTTTTTTTATTGAACATGTTAGCTTTAATAGAGTTGTAAGTCAGTTTGTTAAAAACTTTCGGGTAATACATGAAAATAACTCCTCTTTGCTGGAGTTAAGACTTACCCATAGTAATAAAGCGAAAATTGTAGATTACCTAAATACCTCGATCTTTATTTTAGATCGCGAGCTGCTGCAACGTAAAAACCAATATGCCATCAATACTGTAAAATTTATTGATAAGCAGTTGGCCAGGGTGAAAGCGGAGTTGGGTAAAAAGGCCGACTCTTTAAACCGATTTAAGCAACAGAATAAGATTTTTAACATTAATAGCGAGAGTGCCTTGTTGGTAAGAAAAATAGAAGACTATGATACCGAAAAACAGGGGTTAGAGGAGTCGTTGTTATATTACGATTTGCTTAAAAATTACCTCGAGACCAGTAAAGATTTCACCAACTTTCCAGCCCCGGCATTACAGGGTATTGAAGACAGTAATATTACGGGTTCTATAGCCAAGATTATCGAGTTGTCTTCAGAAAAATCGAAGTTGGAATATTCGGTACGAAGCGATGCGGCGGTATTTGATGATTTGAACCGACAGATTGAGGGGCTCAAACAAATAATTTATGAGAGTATTTCTGCCAATAAAGCGAATATTAGGTTTCAAATACAAACCATTAATCGCAATGTGGCAGAGCTTGAAGGCGAGTTTTCGGTATTGCCCGAAAACCAACAAAAACTTCAGGGCATTGAGCGTGAGTATTTGTTGAGTCAGAATACCTACAACCTATACCTAGCCAAACGCGGTGAAGCAGAGTTGGTAAAGGCTTCCAATACTTCAGATATTGTTCTTATAGAACCCGCTAAAGATATTGGCCAAGGGCGTAATGTAAAGAATTTAAATGTTCGTTATGTGTTTGCTGTTATAGCAGCGTCGGTTCCTATTTTTTTGGTTGCTTTTATTGTGACTTTCTTTGATAGAAAAATCCATGTGCCTTCCGATTTAGAGCCTTTAACAAAAATACCGATGCTAGGGGTTATTGGTAGGACAGAAGCCGATACAAATTTGGTGGTTTTGGAGAAGACCAATGCTCCAGTTTCAGAAGCATTTAGAGCGGTGCGTTCCAGTTTGCAGTTTATCTATAAACGTCAGAATGTAAGCGGAACCAAAACCGTGATGATCAGTTCGTCGGTTAGTGGTGAAGGAAAAACCTTTTGTTCCATTAACATCGCTTCGGTATTTGCCTTGAGCGGTAAGAAAACCGTGTTGGTTGGTCTCGATTTGCGTAGACCAAGGATATTTGACGATTTCAAGATTCAAAACCAAGTAGGGGCGGTTAATTATTTAATCGGGCAAGCTGGCTTAGAGGATATTATTCAGAAGACCAATGTAGAGCATTTGGATGTGATTACGTCAGGCCCAGTGCCACCAAACCCGTCAGAATTATTAATTGGCGACCACATGGATGCCTTTATGGCGGGATTAAAAGCAAAGTACGATTATATTATTTTAGATACACCACCGGTAGGTTTGGTATCCGATGCATTGGAGTTAACAACGTATGTTGATGCTACTTTATATGTGGTACGCCAAGATTATACCAAGAAAGATATGCTTGCGTTTATTGACGACAAGTATAAAAAGGGTGAGGTTAAAAACATAAGCTTTTTATATAATTTTTACGATAAGAAGGCCAAATACGGTTATGGTTACGGATATGGTTATGGTGCGTATGGACATGGCTACCACAGTGAACTAGAGCCTAAAACTAATTGGTGGCGAAAAATAAAAAAGCGTTTTAAAGCTTAG
- a CDS encoding GIY-YIG nuclease family protein, translating to MRRAYHNYWVYILTNKPRGTLYIGVTGGIDDRMERHISGKGSVFARRYRLKQLVYVEEFQYIDDAIKREKQLKNWHRDWKINLIEGKNPEWKNLWAPLDPETSSG from the coding sequence TTGAGACGCGCATACCACAATTATTGGGTCTACATCTTAACGAACAAGCCAAGAGGGACACTTTATATTGGCGTTACTGGAGGCATAGACGATAGGATGGAACGGCACATATCTGGTAAAGGGTCCGTGTTTGCAAGGAGATACCGCCTGAAGCAGTTGGTATATGTTGAGGAATTTCAATATATAGACGATGCCATAAAACGAGAAAAGCAATTAAAGAATTGGCATCGCGATTGGAAAATCAATCTAATTGAGGGCAAGAACCCGGAATGGAAAAATTTGTGGGCCCCTCTAGACCCTGAAACAAGTTCAGGGTGA
- the cysQ gene encoding 3'(2'),5'-bisphosphate nucleotidase CysQ, which yields MNTLLITAIEAAVAAGQVIMKVYANDFDVTLKTDNSPLTVADQEANRVINGYLKQTHIPIISEENKQIDYEDRKIWDTCWMVDPLDGTKEFIKRNGEFTVNIALIEKRKPILGVIYVPVAQTLYFAEVKTQKAYKCVVPNHTFSKGVLDKRQAIKPDWNLNTTLRVVGSRSHQSAETEVLIKEFQQEGYTVNLVSKGSSLKFCLVAEGAADIYPRLAPTMEWDTAAGHAICVAVGLEVTQVDSDRPLVYNKPNLLNPFFIVQ from the coding sequence ATGAATACATTATTAATAACCGCCATAGAAGCTGCAGTGGCTGCCGGACAAGTCATTATGAAGGTATATGCCAATGACTTCGATGTGACTCTAAAAACCGATAATTCCCCTTTAACTGTCGCTGATCAGGAGGCCAATAGAGTGATTAATGGTTATTTAAAACAAACCCATATCCCCATTATCAGTGAGGAGAACAAGCAAATTGATTATGAGGATCGCAAGATTTGGGATACCTGTTGGATGGTCGATCCGTTGGATGGTACCAAAGAATTTATAAAACGCAACGGCGAGTTTACCGTAAATATCGCTTTGATAGAAAAGCGTAAACCCATCTTGGGCGTTATTTATGTACCCGTAGCACAAACCTTGTATTTTGCTGAGGTAAAAACCCAAAAGGCTTATAAGTGCGTCGTGCCCAATCATACCTTTAGTAAAGGTGTACTCGATAAGCGTCAAGCGATCAAGCCAGATTGGAATCTGAATACAACACTGCGTGTGGTGGGCAGTCGGTCGCATCAAAGTGCAGAAACCGAAGTGTTAATCAAGGAATTTCAACAAGAAGGCTATACGGTAAACTTAGTGTCAAAAGGCAGTTCGTTAAAGTTTTGTTTAGTGGCCGAGGGTGCCGCCGATATCTATCCCCGGTTGGCGCCAACCATGGAGTGGGACACCGCGGCGGGGCATGCTATTTGTGTTGCCGTAGGACTTGAAGTTACTCAGGTGGATAGTGATCGCCCTTTGGTCTACAATAAGCCTAATTTATTGAACCCCTTTTTTATAGTGCAGTAA
- the cysC gene encoding adenylyl-sulfate kinase, with product MKHNKKQKYSITQQDRRLINNHKPCLIWFTGLSGSGKSTIANLLEKELHKQQVHTYTLDGDNLRRGLNKDLKFTKEDRTENLRRTAEVAKLFIDAGMVVIAAFITPYNSIREMIKTIVGDAYYIEVFVNTPLEVCEKRDVKGLYKKARSGEIKNFTGISAPFEIPEQPTLEIKTLEEPPEDAVNRILELLTKRL from the coding sequence ATGAAACATAATAAAAAGCAAAAATACAGCATTACCCAGCAAGATAGAAGGTTGATAAACAACCATAAACCATGCCTAATTTGGTTCACAGGCCTGTCGGGGTCTGGTAAATCGACCATTGCCAACTTATTGGAAAAGGAACTGCATAAACAACAGGTTCATACCTACACGTTGGATGGTGATAACTTACGACGGGGTTTAAATAAGGATTTAAAGTTTACTAAGGAAGACCGCACGGAAAACTTACGCCGCACGGCCGAGGTGGCCAAACTATTTATCGATGCGGGGATGGTCGTTATTGCTGCCTTTATTACGCCCTATAATAGTATTCGTGAGATGATCAAAACCATTGTTGGTGACGCCTATTATATAGAAGTATTTGTAAATACCCCGCTTGAAGTTTGCGAAAAGCGCGATGTGAAGGGTTTATATAAAAAAGCACGCAGTGGAGAGATTAAAAACTTTACGGGGATTAGTGCACCTTTTGAGATTCCCGAGCAACCTACATTGGAAATCAAAACCCTTGAAGAGCCCCCGGAAGATGCGGTAAATCGGATTTTGGAGCTGTTAACAAAGCGGCTTTAG
- a CDS encoding GIY-YIG nuclease family protein codes for MKIYYVYILKCSDGSYYTGFTSHLKNRFVEHQTGKHKDSYTYTRRPVELVFYAEFTDPNLAIRSEKQIKKWSKVKKEVLINNEFDKLPNLSKKKF; via the coding sequence ATGAAGATATACTATGTCTATATTTTAAAATGCTCAGATGGGAGCTATTATACAGGATTCACATCACACCTTAAAAACAGGTTTGTAGAACATCAAACGGGGAAACACAAAGACAGTTATACGTATACCAGACGCCCTGTTGAATTGGTTTTTTATGCTGAATTTACCGATCCAAACCTAGCAATTCGATCTGAAAAGCAAATAAAAAAATGGTCTAAAGTTAAAAAGGAAGTTCTGATTAATAATGAGTTTGATAAATTGCCAAATTTGTCTAAGAAAAAGTTTTAG
- a CDS encoding ABC transporter permease — METRIYQKENNLNVFKLLKASLKDIYSSRFLAKQITVRDIKAQYRQSYFGILWAFIMPLTTAFVWIFLSSSGTVKLSDTGVPYPVFVFSGTLIWSIFKEAINTPTNSTNAAKGLLSKINFPKEALVVSGIYKLVFNSAIKIALLIVLMLVFGVEFQWTLLLLPLAFLAVIMLGITLGLIITPLSMLYRDVGKIVGLGLSFLMYITPVVYAIPKTGIMKTLMEYNPLTSIIQVTRTVLLGGEFQYVNQYVIVLAICVPLLFLSLVWYRLSIPVIVERN; from the coding sequence TTGGAAACCAGAATTTACCAAAAAGAAAACAACTTAAATGTTTTTAAGCTATTAAAAGCAAGTTTAAAAGATATCTATAGCTCTCGGTTTTTAGCCAAACAAATTACGGTTAGAGATATTAAGGCCCAATACCGGCAATCGTACTTTGGTATTCTATGGGCGTTTATTATGCCATTAACCACTGCTTTTGTCTGGATATTTTTAAGCAGTTCCGGAACGGTTAAATTGTCTGATACGGGTGTGCCGTACCCCGTATTTGTATTTTCAGGCACCCTTATTTGGTCTATTTTTAAGGAGGCCATTAATACCCCAACAAACAGTACCAATGCAGCCAAGGGCTTATTAAGTAAAATAAATTTCCCAAAAGAAGCATTGGTGGTATCGGGTATTTATAAATTAGTGTTTAATAGCGCCATAAAGATTGCGTTACTTATTGTTTTAATGCTCGTTTTCGGTGTAGAATTTCAATGGACGCTACTGTTGCTGCCTTTGGCATTTCTGGCTGTTATTATGTTGGGCATTACTTTGGGGTTAATCATTACGCCGTTAAGTATGTTGTATAGAGATGTGGGAAAAATAGTAGGTTTGGGCCTGTCGTTTTTAATGTATATAACCCCTGTGGTTTATGCCATTCCCAAAACAGGTATTATGAAAACCCTTATGGAATATAATCCTTTAACCTCCATCATCCAAGTCACCAGAACGGTACTTTTGGGGGGCGAATTTCAATATGTTAATCAATATGTTATAGTATTGGCTATTTGCGTGCCGCTGCTGTTTTTAAGCTTGGTATGGTATCGTTTATCCATTCCTGTAATTGTTGAACGAAATTAA
- a CDS encoding four helix bundle protein: MDHKELDVWKYGMDLVELIYKVTSAFPDDERFGLTSQMRRAAISIPSNIAEGCGRKSDKELIQFLSIALGSVAELETQYLIAVRLNYIVTDSNIDDVILKEKQLLLGFRNYVKRKT; encoded by the coding sequence ATGGATCATAAAGAGTTGGATGTTTGGAAATATGGTATGGATTTGGTCGAACTTATTTATAAAGTTACTTCTGCCTTTCCTGATGATGAGCGGTTTGGTTTAACTAGCCAGATGCGTCGTGCAGCAATCTCTATCCCTTCTAATATAGCTGAGGGATGCGGTAGAAAAAGTGATAAGGAATTAATTCAGTTTTTATCTATTGCTTTGGGGTCAGTAGCCGAATTGGAGACACAGTATTTAATTGCAGTTAGACTAAATTATATTGTGACAGATTCTAATATTGATGATGTTATTTTAAAAGAGAAACAATTGTTACTAGGGTTTAGGAACTATGTAAAGCGGAAAACGTGA
- a CDS encoding ABC transporter ATP-binding protein — MNKKNKHIENNTNDVLVKVEGLSKKFCKDLKTSLWYGVKDLVSGVRGNKHERQLRPKEFWAVKDVSFELRRGECLGLIGHNGAGKSTLLKILNGLINPDAGKVTIKGRVGALIELGAGFNPILSGRENIYNNGAILGFSRKEIDEKVEAIIDFAEIREFIDMPVQNYSSGMKVRLGFAVAAQMEPDVLIIDEVLAVGDIGFRIKCFNKITALLQKCAVIIVSHSMPQIAKTATVGLLMGKGKEKMLSRDIGRIIEMYNSEFKNSISNVFSKCIKLEQLLVNQKDILNNQINVNFGTNLELDITFLFESRNKDDLNAFFNVILIISDKELKPVATTNSDLFNINKVSNRVFLKLKVPNIRLFPSQYTISMTFNKVFNSDNHHRDTYYYGQNIGVFTISDAPLINNHAVLILDSKWTIKEK, encoded by the coding sequence ATGAACAAAAAGAATAAACATATAGAAAACAATACCAACGACGTCCTTGTAAAGGTAGAAGGCTTAAGCAAAAAGTTTTGCAAAGACCTTAAGACCAGCTTGTGGTATGGCGTAAAAGATTTAGTAAGTGGCGTAAGGGGCAATAAACACGAACGGCAACTGCGACCCAAAGAATTCTGGGCGGTAAAAGATGTGAGTTTTGAGCTGCGCCGTGGTGAGTGTTTGGGTTTAATAGGCCATAACGGTGCCGGAAAAAGTACCCTGCTTAAAATACTAAATGGTTTGATAAACCCCGATGCCGGTAAAGTGACCATAAAAGGGCGTGTAGGCGCTTTAATAGAGTTGGGTGCTGGCTTTAACCCAATTTTGAGCGGACGCGAAAACATTTATAACAACGGCGCTATTTTAGGCTTTAGCCGTAAAGAGATAGACGAAAAAGTAGAGGCTATTATAGACTTTGCCGAAATACGCGAGTTTATTGATATGCCGGTACAAAATTATAGTTCTGGTATGAAGGTACGTTTGGGCTTTGCCGTAGCGGCGCAAATGGAACCCGATGTACTCATTATTGATGAGGTGTTGGCTGTTGGGGATATTGGGTTTAGAATTAAATGTTTTAATAAAATTACTGCTTTGTTACAAAAATGTGCAGTAATTATTGTTTCCCATTCGATGCCTCAAATAGCAAAAACAGCTACAGTAGGGTTGTTGATGGGAAAAGGAAAGGAAAAAATGCTTTCAAGAGATATTGGTAGAATTATAGAAATGTATAATTCGGAATTTAAGAATAGTATTTCTAATGTTTTTTCTAAATGTATAAAATTAGAGCAATTATTAGTTAATCAAAAGGATATTCTAAATAATCAAATCAATGTTAATTTTGGAACAAACCTTGAATTAGATATTACATTTTTATTCGAAAGCAGGAATAAAGATGATTTAAATGCTTTTTTTAATGTGATTCTAATTATTTCTGATAAAGAATTGAAGCCTGTAGCAACTACAAATTCAGATTTGTTTAATATTAATAAAGTCAGTAATCGCGTTTTTTTAAAGTTGAAAGTTCCTAACATTAGACTATTTCCATCTCAATATACTATATCTATGACTTTTAATAAAGTTTTTAATTCAGATAACCATCACAGAGACACTTATTATTATGGACAAAACATAGGTGTGTTTACAATATCTGATGCACCATTAATAAATAATCATGCTGTTTTAATACTCGATTCAAAATGGACAATTAAAGAGAAATAA
- a CDS encoding sulfotransferase family protein, translated as MTKLFLNKKQPHIFLHIHKSGGTSLMNTIDVNYNKKNIHVINGKTYRASYQDFKGKDKSYRNKIDLLRGHHFFGSHKYLRGNAMYFTMLREPVSRLCSLYNYLLEIDLYKPINEEKMSFKTFLESGLAMAADNGMTRMLTNHDFDKVPNGEVNENLSEEAIENLENYFVAVGLTEHFEASLELFKTKLDWKKIPILKVDNSTKHKKISKKEVEAIFITNQELNRFIAADLKVYQYAKQRFFKEVMI; from the coding sequence GTGACTAAGCTATTTTTAAATAAAAAACAACCACATATATTTCTCCATATACACAAAAGTGGAGGTACATCTTTAATGAATACTATTGATGTTAATTACAATAAAAAAAACATACATGTAATTAATGGTAAAACTTATAGAGCATCTTACCAAGACTTTAAAGGAAAAGATAAAAGTTATAGGAATAAGATAGATTTGTTAAGGGGTCATCATTTTTTTGGGTCTCATAAGTATTTAAGGGGTAATGCTATGTATTTCACAATGTTAAGAGAGCCCGTTTCAAGATTGTGTTCTTTATATAATTATTTATTGGAAATAGATTTATACAAACCAATTAATGAAGAAAAAATGTCTTTTAAAACGTTTTTAGAAAGTGGTTTGGCTATGGCGGCAGATAATGGTATGACTAGAATGTTGACCAATCATGATTTTGATAAGGTGCCAAATGGTGAGGTTAATGAAAATTTATCTGAAGAGGCCATTGAAAACTTAGAAAATTATTTTGTGGCAGTTGGGCTTACTGAGCATTTTGAGGCATCTCTAGAGTTATTTAAAACAAAATTAGATTGGAAAAAAATACCAATACTTAAAGTAGATAACAGTACTAAGCATAAAAAGATATCTAAAAAGGAAGTGGAAGCTATTTTTATTACAAATCAAGAACTGAATCGCTTTATAGCAGCTGATTTAAAAGTATATCAATATGCTAAACAAAGGTTTTTTAAAGAGGTAATGATATAA
- a CDS encoding sulfotransferase family protein — translation MFNLFNKNKQKRHFNSDNISYTNNFVFIHIPKNAGTAISKSFGIETSKHNTVKEYISAMGEKKYGSMLSFAFVRNPFSRFISLYNYARMEESYYHSSINPDKAIYGKHMDYDILKHASIEEAALLLKAGKLVHNPPHTQWHTQCFWLKDQNKNLNVKYLGRFEDVDFHLRNLRQLLGCKEVRALSKLNASSKTTLDYRGLIDKGTRAVLEDVYKEDLETFNYDF, via the coding sequence ATGTTTAATTTATTCAATAAAAACAAACAAAAAAGGCATTTCAATTCCGATAATATCTCATATACCAATAATTTTGTCTTTATTCACATACCTAAAAATGCAGGGACGGCTATAAGCAAAAGTTTTGGTATAGAAACCTCCAAACACAATACCGTAAAAGAGTACATAAGTGCTATGGGAGAAAAAAAATATGGTAGCATGCTGTCTTTTGCCTTTGTAAGAAATCCGTTTAGCCGTTTTATTTCATTATATAATTATGCCAGAATGGAAGAATCGTATTATCATTCTTCCATTAATCCAGATAAAGCCATTTATGGCAAGCATATGGATTACGATATTCTAAAACATGCAAGTATAGAAGAAGCAGCATTATTGCTTAAAGCGGGTAAGTTGGTTCATAATCCACCACATACACAATGGCATACACAGTGCTTTTGGTTAAAAGACCAGAACAAGAACTTAAATGTTAAGTATTTGGGGCGCTTTGAAGATGTAGATTTTCATTTAAGAAATTTAAGGCAGTTACTGGGTTGTAAAGAGGTAAGAGCCTTGTCTAAACTTAATGCTTCAAGTAAAACAACATTAGATTATAGAGGGTTGATTGACAAAGGAACGAGAGCTGTTCTGGAAGATGTTTATAAAGAAGATTTAGAAACATTTAATTACGATTTTTAA
- a CDS encoding glycosyltransferase has product MNETLSHLAKQVVNKGFVYEVVLVDNNSTDNTAEYATNIWDELNTYVAFKVVRESTPGLSYARKKGVLASCGDIIIFCDDDNWLQSNYIQTAYDFMILNPSVGALGGQSEGVLEGKEPIWWQKEKLSYAVGKQAEHSGNVSKRGYVWGAGMVSRRDILFKLYQSDFKTLLTGRKGKGLASGDDSEICKWVLLMGFKLWYLEGLFFTHYITKNRLKDDYLQKLLKGHQQSQEILNLYNWILKTDLHKKIVNLTIRKRLFYLKSALKKCIKKNVHWKKYMQVTFMGYVYIDSNLYSIFKTYKKVHN; this is encoded by the coding sequence TTGAACGAAACATTAAGCCATTTAGCCAAACAAGTAGTAAATAAAGGTTTTGTTTATGAAGTGGTTTTAGTGGATAATAATTCTACAGATAATACTGCCGAATATGCCACAAATATTTGGGATGAACTGAATACTTATGTTGCTTTTAAAGTAGTTCGGGAATCTACACCTGGGTTGTCCTATGCCAGAAAAAAAGGGGTGTTAGCTAGTTGTGGAGATATTATTATTTTTTGTGATGATGATAATTGGTTGCAGTCCAATTATATACAAACCGCCTATGATTTTATGATTTTAAATCCTAGTGTAGGTGCACTTGGAGGGCAGTCTGAAGGAGTATTAGAAGGAAAGGAACCAATTTGGTGGCAAAAAGAAAAATTAAGTTATGCAGTAGGAAAACAGGCTGAGCATAGTGGAAACGTGTCTAAAAGAGGTTATGTGTGGGGAGCTGGAATGGTTTCTAGACGAGATATCTTGTTTAAGCTATATCAAAGTGATTTTAAAACACTGTTAACAGGAAGAAAAGGGAAGGGGTTAGCATCAGGGGATGACAGTGAAATTTGTAAATGGGTTTTGTTAATGGGTTTTAAACTATGGTATTTAGAAGGGTTGTTTTTTACCCACTATATTACAAAGAATAGGTTGAAAGATGATTATTTGCAGAAGTTGCTAAAAGGTCATCAACAGTCACAAGAAATACTGAACTTATACAATTGGATTTTAAAAACGGATTTGCATAAAAAGATAGTCAATTTAACCATTAGAAAAAGATTGTTTTATTTGAAATCAGCACTAAAAAAATGTATTAAAAAAAACGTTCATTGGAAGAAGTATATGCAAGTAACTTTTATGGGTTATGTTTATATAGATTCAAATCTTTATTCAATTTTTAAAACCTATAAAAAAGTACATAATTAG
- a CDS encoding putative capsular polysaccharide synthesis family protein has product MKRIIFKRIKSVYRSIFYHQLKNKTIIIYTLGKVGSSTVYSRLKKYSKWNNIFHVHFLSDEWLHNRLKTTNHYKTNNIAAQKVFSHIEKHPDDKKYIISLVREPVSREISNFMQNPNDFVDGDILTHSIDDLKSAYLNKLNYDYTFNWFDTEFKEFTGFDVFARPFNKEKGYSIYEHNDLKILIIKLEKLNRCFNKAMKAFLGVNLKLTSNANQTSDKKISSVYKRLKEDIKFSELELKKVYSHKYVTHFYTETEIESFILKHLRK; this is encoded by the coding sequence ATGAAAAGAATAATTTTTAAACGTATTAAGTCTGTATATAGGTCTATTTTTTATCATCAGCTAAAGAATAAAACAATAATTATATATACGCTAGGTAAGGTAGGTTCATCAACAGTTTATAGTCGGTTAAAGAAATATAGTAAATGGAATAATATTTTTCATGTTCATTTTTTATCGGATGAATGGTTACATAACAGACTCAAAACAACCAATCATTATAAAACAAATAATATAGCTGCTCAAAAAGTGTTTTCTCATATTGAGAAGCATCCAGATGATAAAAAATATATAATTTCACTGGTTAGAGAGCCGGTATCAAGAGAGATATCAAACTTTATGCAAAATCCAAATGATTTTGTTGATGGAGATATATTAACGCATTCAATAGATGATTTAAAATCTGCCTATTTAAATAAACTAAATTACGATTATACGTTTAACTGGTTTGACACCGAATTTAAAGAATTTACGGGGTTCGATGTGTTTGCACGTCCTTTTAATAAAGAAAAAGGCTATTCCATTTATGAGCATAATGATTTGAAAATTTTAATCATTAAACTAGAAAAGCTGAATAGGTGTTTTAATAAGGCAATGAAAGCTTTTTTGGGCGTCAATTTAAAACTAACATCAAACGCAAATCAAACTTCGGATAAGAAAATTTCTTCTGTTTACAAGAGGTTAAAAGAAGATATTAAGTTTTCAGAACTTGAATTAAAAAAGGTCTACAGTCATAAATATGTCACACATTTTTATACAGAAACTGAAATAGAATCCTTTATTTTAAAGCACCTTAGAAAATAA